Proteins found in one Triticum urartu cultivar G1812 chromosome 4, Tu2.1, whole genome shotgun sequence genomic segment:
- the LOC125552458 gene encoding cytochrome P450 94A1-like, whose amino-acid sequence MAIALAAFLLLPLFCLGAVLVLRAWRVVNKKAAAQRQSAPGLLRPYPLLGHLPQFLANRHRILDWLTEVLARQPTCTLVFRRPGGIRGVITANPANLEHIMRASFDNYPKGPRFASLLHDFLGRGIFNADGEAWRAQRKAASYEFNTRSLRLFVARSVHSELHGRLLPLLRRAAGSGGHLDLQDTLERYAFDNICRVAFDHDPRQLPDGDACPEVESTGTASSRFADAFRDAANFSAGRFRYAVPGFWKIKKALNLGSERRLRESIAIVHGFADRIIRLRREEMSMGCEKHDLLSRFMVSQGESYTERALRDVVISFLLAGRETTSSALSWFFWLLSSRPDVEHRIRDEVAVVRARRAIGDLGRAGFDLDELREMHYVHAAITESMRLYPPVPVNSLQAKAADVLPDGTAVGAGWFVAYNSYAMGRMESVWGADALAYRPERWLDPAEATFRPESPFRYMAFHAGPRICLGKEMAYIQMKSIVACVLEEFELVVDGAYRPRQVASLTLRMADGLPVTVKAREN is encoded by the coding sequence ATGGCAATCGCACTGGCAGCCTTCCTGCTGCTGCCGCTCTTCTGCCTCGGCGCCGTCCTCGTCCTCCGCGCGTGGAGGGTCGTCAAcaagaaggcggcggcgcagcgGCAGAGCGCGCCGGGGCTGCTGCGGCCGTACCCGCTGCTTGGCCACCTGCCGCAGTTCCTGGCGAACCGGCACCGCATACTGGACTGGCTCACCGAGGTGCTCGCGCGCCAGCCCACCTGCACGCTCGTCTTCCGCCGGCCGGGCGGCATCCGGGGCGTCATCACCGCCAACCCGGCGAACCTGGAGCACATCATGCGCGCCAGCTTCGACAACTACCCCAAGGGCCCGCGCTTCGCGTCGCTGCTCCACGACTTCCTCGGCCGCGGCATCTTCAACGCCGACGGCGAGGCGTGGCGCGCGCAGCGGAAGGCGGCCAGCTACGAGTTCAACACGCGCTCGCTCCGCCTCTTCGTGGCGCGAAGCGTGCACAGCGAGCTCCATGGCAGGCTCCTCCCGCTGCTGCGACGCGCCGCCGGCTCCGGCGGCCACCTCGACCTACAGGACACGCTCGAGCGGTACGCGTTCGACAATATCTGCCGCGTCGCCTTCGACCACGACCCCCGCCAGCTCCCCGACGGCGACGCTTGCCCGGAGGTCGAGAGCACCGGGACCGCGAGCAGCAGGTTCGCCGACGCGTTCCGCGACGCGGCCAATTTCAGCGCCGGCAGGTTCCGGTACGCCGTCCCAGGATTCTGGAAGATCAAGAAGGCGCTCAACCTGGGTTCCGAGCGgcggctgcgcgagtccatcgCCATAGTGCATGGCTTCGCCGATCGCATCATCCGGTTGCGGCGGGAGGAGATGAGCATGGGATGCGAGAAGCACGACCTCTTGTCGCGGTTCATGGTGAGCCAGGGCGAGAGCTACACCGAGAGGGCCCTCCGCGACGTGGTGATCAGCTTCCTGCTCGCCGGACGGGAGACGACATCCTCCGCGCTCAGCTGGTTCTTCTGGCTGCTGTCCTCGCGTCCGGACGTGGAGCACCGCATCCGCGACGAGGTCGCCGTCGTGCGCGCCCGCCGAGCGATCGGCGATCTCGGCAGAGCCGGGTTCGACCTCGACGAGCTGAGGGAGATGCACTACGTGCACGCGGCCATCACGGAGTCAATGCGACTGTACCCGCCGGTGCCGGTGAACTCGCTGCAAGCGAAGGCCGCGGACGTTCTTCCGGACGGCACGGCGGTGGGGGCGGGGTGGTTCGTGGCGTACAACTCGTATGCAATGGGACGAATGGAGTCTGTGTGGGGCGCGGACGCGCTGGCGTACCGGCCGGAGCGGTGGCTGGACCCGGCGGAGGCGACGTTCCGGCCGGAGAGCCCGTTCCGGTACATGGCGTTCCACGCGGGGCCAAGAATTTGCCTGGGAAAGGAGATGGCGTATATCCAGATGAAGTCTATCGTGGCATGCGTGCTGGAGGAGTTCGAATTGGTGGTAGACGGCGCATACCGGCCGCGGCAGGTGGCCTCGCTGACGTTGCGGATGGCGGACGGGCTCCCGGTGACGGTGAAGGCTAGAGAGAATTGA